Genomic window (Nilaparvata lugens isolate BPH chromosome 7, ASM1435652v1, whole genome shotgun sequence):
tggtTAACATACGAAGAGAGAGATCAGTTATCTCAGCAAGagataaactattttttttctattagtTCTGAgcagaatgaaaaatatttcatccatttttgattaaaatatttcaCCCATTTTTGTACTAGCTACACCCTTTGTATGGGTGACCACTTTGAGACGAACtccattgattattttttttcagttcCAAATATCGCTTTCCGATGGTCCGGAACCCATCTAAAGCTTTAGGTCCACTCATCCCTCATCGTCTTCCGTCTCATTACTCACGCataagcctagagctcatgtggccATCAAACTCATAGCAAAAACAAAGCAAGTATAGAGAGTACTTATAGCATCAACTTATTAGCGAAAAAAGAGAGTTTGAGTAGGTTTACCATATCCATGAggaattattcttattcaatacGAAATTGTCAAGTAGGTTGGCCCACTCAATtgagagaaatatttatttcaatccGATTTATGTAAAATTTTCCTTAATATGAAAGAGATGATGCAAATGTGGAATCGACAAAGATTAACttgcaaaattaaaaattaattgcatTTAATGAGGAATTATAATTCTGAACTAATATTTTACACTCCAGTCAATTATTGTTCATCAATACAAAATACAGAGTGGACTTTATGTTAAATGTTGTTATTCCGTAAAGTTTCCATGGAAATTCATTGACTGTTCATAATGATggatcaaatatttttattgagtttGGCAAATTCTATCTGTTTCATGTGGCATATGGTAAACGAGTTGACAATTAATAGTAATTCGATTAAATTTGAATACCTGGACAATTTCTGGGTCCGTATCCGAACGGTAGGTAGCTGTACTTCGGTCTCTTGGCAACTTCTTCAGGCAGGAAGTGATCAGGGTAAAACTCCTCGGGCTTTTTCCAGAACCTTGTATCACGATGCACGGCGTAGAAGCAGATTTGGATCGATGTGCCGGATGGCAGAACAAGATCAcctggaaataaattttaattaatagaTTATGGATTTTTCATTCAGATTCTTCCCAGATTACATGCTCTTCCAACAACGTTTTGCCCACTTTTTATCTATGATTAGAAGGATTTAATTGTTCCAACTGATTAATTAAGTTTGATAAGTCAGAGACGAGAAATCAATCTTTTTTTTGTCGAGATTGAACTAGTGATTTGAGTTTTCTCTGAAGATTGAAGACTTGAGTCCATCAATTAATCATAATCATGATaagatgataaattttcataaaatgtgATGATCTCTCATATGAGCTACAATTCTCAGAATGTAGTCAATAGCTACGAGTAGAAAATGACAACGAAGATCCGATAACAAGAATaaccaatattttcaataattgagatcTATTCATGCATTGGATTTCCATCTATTTCTCCCAGTTCAAatggaatttttttcataaaaaatgtaatGAGCTCTCGTATGAGTTACGATCCTCACAATGTagtcaattaataatattaacttATTAGTAACTACAAATAGAAATTTACTAACAAAGATCTGGTAACAAGAATAATTGAAAGCTTCGATTGTAAGGCTTATTTTTGCAATGAATTTCTATTAATATCTTCAGCTTGAAGGGGAAATTCAGAATCGATGAATTTGAATACTCTTTGAACAATTTCATATCAGTTAGTTGAGctctaaaaaatattacataaattTTAGCGTCTCTGCGAGTATAATACGAGTGTGTAAAGTTTTTTTTGTATTCTAGAAGAGAATAGTAGCCCAGTCAACAAAGTGTTCTAGAGGGAAAAGtgtggaagacaatttttgaccccgccgttctgtttagggtagtgaggaggtgaacatatcaaaagtcccaacccctacccactgtgtaagggggtgggggtggttcaaaggtaccatgtTTTGGTTTCtggcatataactcgaaaattatgcattctACAGTCATGACCATTCGCtaagaaattgaagcttacataatttcctacaatattgattcataactttttctatatctctctcacttttcgagatatccgctctataagatgtgacatttttgaaaaaaacacatttcCCTTGAATTTTCTGctttttttgctcttataactttttgaatatcgatgggaaaaatccatgctgatcatgagcttttagagcatcaaattctcttcaattttatgtataatttcacaagtttacgcacatccccacgactgttgcagcagcttcagtgttgagtgtgatatcttcagttatgcaaaaatagaccaattgacaaaggaatttggagagaatgttttgaacacaatttttgactcagtagctttgttgggacccgtgaggaggtgaacatatcgaAAGTTCttatccctaccccttgtgttAAAGGGATGATGGTGGTTTAAAagctgcatttttcaatgttttgcttacacgctcatatcttgagaaaatgcgttcaaccgacatgactaactattcagaaatgaagcttgataaattctgtACAATATTTGTTCCGTGGTGATTTGTTAtttctccaacagttttcgagatatacgctcttaaaattgttaaaataatagCTTTCGATCTaaaagctcatgatcagcatggatttttcccatcgatattcaaaaagttataagagcaaaaatagcaaaaaattcaaggaaaatgtgttttttcaaaaatatcacatcttatagagcggatatctcgaaaagtgagagagatatagaaaaagttgtggaatcaatattgtaggaaattatgtaagctttaattccttatagaatagtcatgactgtaaaatgcataattttctaGTTATATGCCAAAAtccaaaaaaatggtacctttgaaccacccccacccccttagcacaggggttaGTGGTggggaattttgatatgttcacctcctcactaccctaaacagaactgcgcggtcaaaaattgtctcccaacttttccctctacacgttttttttgagcattcattgcctggactatagtGGAAGATGGGGAAATATCTTGAAATAGTTGGTTTTCCTATCTAGCTATGTTGTCCTATTTAGCTATCTTGCCCTCTCAAAATTACGGCTTAGGGGTTATTACTCGATTAAGTATTCAGGGCGAATTTGAAGAAAGCGGCGGTCGATGTTGTGAGCTTGTGCCAATCACGATCAAAGTATGAATTTTTGGTACTTTTGAGATACTTCGAAACCTCGATATTCCATTggattcaagaaaaaaaattccaatttattgaTTGGTTGTTAAAGACCCTGCACCATTCTATACAGATGTAAGATCTTCCACTTTCTGTGACCTTGTGGTCTACCTTGATGAActcaatgataaatattatttgaaacaaaatggAATTCTGTGATAGTTTCTTTTTATTGCACTCACCAATATCGTGGTCCCTTTCCAACTGCCTCACAATGACAGGGACAGAGAACAGTCTGAGGACCTCTTTGAGCACCATTTCCAAGTAGGGGAGGGTGGCCAGCTTGTGGATTGTGAACTCTCCATCCCCCACCACGTCAACAATTTCTTGGTACACTTTCTCCTGGATTTCGGGGTAAGCTCCTAGTAGGGCAAAAGCATAGGCAGTCGCTACACGTGTTGTGTCAGCACCCTGCAAATTTCAtgagataatatattttcagaaatataagtaatatattattgttattctatttCGCTTTAGTTCGACCAATCACATAGTTTCTTCAAACTACATCTGCATCAATCCACATCCAAAAATCGAACATGTTTCATCATtctgttcaatccaatattcgATCAGAAATTATTTGACGTTTCAtatttcaaggttagatagGTATGAATGAATACCTTCTTTAGGATGCACACCTGAATCGATTAACTTTGCTCTGATAACCACTATGGAAGAACTAACAGAACCAATGTAGGAAGGCTGTTTAAAGCTACAGCAACttatgaagaataatatgtttaattttaattttgtttatggTATACCTCCTATTTCTATGATTGATTCTATTTGATTTATATTATCACTTATACTATCAATTtcctattatttattcattggataaaaaaattacaatatcgGAATGAAAAAATAGGCACTTATAATAGCTGCTTATGATAAATAGACAGGCAAGGAATTTGCAATCTCTACGAATTGATGTTGAAGATAAACCTTCGATTATAGACTACCTTGACTATGATATGAGAAATGTCAATAATAGTTGATGGCATGATTGGCGTGaccttgaaaataataatttcactttCTTTACTCATTTCTTCTATCAGTTTCCTCTCCTCTCTTCATCAGGTATGAGTTTCCTGTCTCTAGGTATGAGTGAGAATTATTAAATCAGAGATGAATAACAATTCGATTTTGTAATTATTCGTGAAACAAGGACTCAATGATATAATACATAATAGAACATAGTAGAATACTCAACTTACCGCAATGAATGTATCTGTTGTAAGGTATGTAAGTTCATCGATGGACATGTGCTTGAACTGCTCGAGAATGGTGTCCAAATAGATGGATCTCTTTTTATCCAGGTCATCAACTGGACaacagaaattaaattgaggaaTTGGTAGAAAAATGCTGCACTCTTCATTAATACGAACAAAATTGAGAATCAATACAGGTTCTTCTCATTCCTTGCATAAGTCATCTAAGTATTTATGAATTTAACAATGTAATGTATAAGTCATCTAAGAGCATGAGCACTAATATCggtatgaaatgaaaatagaagTTCTATGCTTACCATAAAAGTTcatctatcatagagaaacggatcaaattaaaaaaaatcactgCTTATTGAACTCTGGTGAACAACAATTTTTAACTGATATTGGcctgaaatgaaaatagaagTGCTATGAAAACTATAAAAGTTATTCTATTATAGAGAAACggatcaaatttaaaaaaatcaccgCTTATTGAACTCTGGTGAacaacaatttttaatttttaagagTATATTGAGGTAAATAGCTTTACTTTCATTTCcaattcaaactattattcatccttgaatgCATAGATGAGGAGGATGAATGATAACTTATCCTTCTAATCAAgcattttgaattatgatttcTGCTCATTTTTCAATATGCTTTTCGTAGAGAAAATTCACTCAATGTAAAAATTAACAACTAATGGTATTGATTTCTATCAAAACCGATAAAATCCTTGACTTACTCAGTCCATCCTTTGGATCCTCAGCCTGTTTGATACTGATCCTCTCAAGAATTACCTGAGAAAGATGAAGTAAAACATAAGAAAAATCATTTTCTAGAGAAAGGCTCGATAATAAATCGTGATCGCGAGACATTAATGCGAAGGCGATTCAAAGTTAGTTAGTTATTGATCAAGGTTGACGAACTTTAATTTGTCTTGAACTAGATTCAATAGTATTCAACTGCCGTGCTTGAAGCTAATAGACAAAAGATAATTTGGAACCAATCGCAACGATCAATaatatgatttaataataattaaaaaagtaacagtttttgaaagagataaaacaaagaaaaatgaGGAAATCTTTAATACCCATTCGTGCCCACTGATCCCAGATTGGAACAGTTCATTATTGATGATATGATGtgaataatatgaatttgaaggtGGATTTTACAATCCAAACATGATATCATTGCTTGAATGAAGACATTTATCACATTCCAGATATTCTTAGTTTTTTATGAGTACAGAATATTAAAGTCCATGAGTTTTGACGTGTCATGTCATCAAATGGGAAGTGAgctaaatatttttctattcatgTGAAAATccctcatttttatttttatcgattatcaatattcatttcttcaatgatttcatgaaatttcttaGAATGGGTCATTCACAGTAATTGGAAATAGGATGTTTCTGAACAGGATCAGTGGGATTTCTGATAGATATTGAACCTATAATATTCACGTTATATGATGACAGATGATCTAGATTAATGGTTTGAGGAGTCAGCAGGTAacttacaattttttcaaatctttcatttgaaaaatgaacgCAGCATGCACTGTTAATTCTCTatgaaatctattcagaacTACAACAGCATTGAGAATTACTCTATTCAAGCTATTTGAATAGACTTTTTTTGAGTTGTTCAAATAGCATCATATGAAACTTTCATTAGAACAGCCAACAGGATGTAGTTGTGTCAAACCTGTATagaaatatttgttaattaacTAATTGAATATCAAGTCAGGAATACCAAGTTCACCAACAAATAAAAGTTACATTACTCTCTGATCAATCAACAGGTATTAATTGATTGCAGTAGCTAAGGAATGTCGGAAAACATGAGGTACAAGTGTGTACTCACCTGCTTGGCAAAGTCATGCAGTGGTTTGACGAAGGCATTCAGTTGCTTTGACCAGTTGGTGAAACGGAAAATCCAGTCCGACTGGTAATGGAGCGTGTAGAATCTCTTCTTGATTATTGTTACCGATCTGTaaaattaaatggaaaataatcaTGATTGCACTTGAAGATAATAATCAGGATAATAGTTGTGTAGTGTAGTAATAGTGATGGTTTTGTAGTGCTACAGTGAAACAACTTCAATTACATTCTACATAATATTCTTCAGGATTCAAGTGAAACATCAATTTATCACTCTAATGATTCAGTAGCTCagtaattgaattttcatgtagGCTAGTATTTTTGCAACTTTCAGTTTACTTATGATAGATTCGTCAAACATCaattttctaattgaaaactacTTGCTATTCGATCATGTTGAATCTGTGCGTTGGATGTTCCAGTTTTATCCAAGTTATTATcggaattattatattattgcagTTCTAAATGAGTTTATAAATGAACAGTTTGCATGGGGAATTGAAGGAATATAGGGTTTATAACTTACCCAACCACATTCTTGGCGAAATCACAACGATTCTCAATCTGTTCCTTGGATTTGACACCCATTAGAGTACCTGTGAATTGATAGTAGTTAATATCGATcgtattaatttaaattttgttgaatcatattattgtaGAAGATGTATGAATATTCATTAGAGGAATCGAATCTCATGAGTCCAAGCTCATTAGTTATCACAATGTGCGATTATGATAAGCTTTTAAAATCCTACCAGCTCATGCGTTTTGGCTCATTGAAAACGCTTCAGCTATCAATCACCTCATACTCAAACAGAGCAATTCATCATGAACCTTTTCCATTCTCACATCCACATGGATTCATGTCATCTCAGtcgataaatattatatttgcattagttattttaatattaaattaattttgttcaaagttGTTTGATGATCATAAGTCCTTGGAAGTTTTAAGTTGATGGCAGGATGAAGGATCGATCGATCAATCCAGAAATAGTAAAAAAGTGTATACAATTATGATTTTGATCTGGTAACTTCATTGGTTTCTTATGCAAAGCTATAGGTGAATAGCTTGTATCAAACACAACCTAGTAAATTACAATGTATAGGCTAGTCATCAAATAATTGTTAATAttcgataaaaaatatcaatttatctTATTATTTAACATTCTAAAATGATGGTGgcaatgaat
Coding sequences:
- the LOC120352292 gene encoding cytochrome P450 4C1-like (The sequence of the model RefSeq protein was modified relative to this genomic sequence to represent the inferred CDS: added 19 bases not found in genome assembly), whose product is MAAKLTAKWITGVEERVIMLLPYLLMFFAVGFVTWYMRRMQRISAMISKIPGPPTLPLIGNAHSFFGLDMEGYNNIQLELMKTYGSTVRVWLGPFLWVNLAEPKHIEAILSSEYGTNKDPTYRFFKAHSDGIFVASGDRWRKLRKMVNPTFHQKLLENFLTTFNEQSDVLVQRLEEQVGKPTFDIGDYTAKCTLDFLCGTLMGVKSKEQIENRCDFAKNVVGSVTIIKKRFYTLHYQSDWIFRFTNWSKQLNAFVKPLHDFAKQVILERISIKQAEDPKDGLIDDLDKKRSIYLDTILEQFKHMSIDELTYLTTDTFIAGADTTRVATAYAFALLGAYPEIQEKVYQEIVDVVGDGEFTIHKLATLPYLEMVLKEVLRLFSVPVIVRQLERDHDIGDLVLPSGTSIQICFYAVHRDTRFWKKPEEFYPDHFLPEEVAKRPKYSYLPFGYGPRNCPGHAYAMLSMKTMVGSVIRKYKITSDLNLENAEYNNIFMLELTHGYPVQLTKR